The following coding sequences lie in one Arachis hypogaea cultivar Tifrunner chromosome 4, arahy.Tifrunner.gnm2.J5K5, whole genome shotgun sequence genomic window:
- the LOC112797307 gene encoding uncharacterized protein yields MPDNAAAKRKAERCAFESKRLKGLGIGAPEGPISLDDFRSLQRSNTELRKQLENQVVLIDTLRNDNRVAADRHQSELRSAKESVAKCYLDQLKEERTQQKEDREKVKTDLKAAIFRA; encoded by the exons ATGCCAGATAATGCAGCTGCTAAGCGAAAAGCAG AGCGTTGTGCCTTTGAAAGCAAGAGATTGAAAGGCTTAGGCATTGGTGCCCCCGAAGGTCCCAtttctcttgatgattttcgaagCCTTCAAAGATCAAACACA GAGCTGAGGAAGCAGTTGGAGAATCAGGTGGTATTAATTGATACTTTGCGTAATGACAACCGTGTTGCTGCTGATCGTCATCAAAGT GAATTACGATCAGCCAAGGAGTCTGTTGCAAAATGTTACCTTGATCAATTAAAAGAAGAGCGGACTCAGCAAAAAGAAGATCGGGAAAAGGTCAAAACTGATCTAAAGGCTGCTATTTTTAGAGCCTAG
- the LOC112797309 gene encoding uncharacterized protein isoform X2, which produces MSMAVENEKSESPITKASKLLPPPAGNENSPQKQALSPTARDRIVSVASNIASQPLHFSDPQVWGVLTAISNNARKRLQGINILLTANEHCFGRLVDDVRFQIDSNNISANHCRIYRMSVTNENMVDTTSIFLKDTSTNGTYLNWEKLKKNGPAVKVCHGDIISFAAPPQHDLTFSFVYREVLLSSPMPDNAAAKRKAERCAFESKRLKGLGIGAPEGPISLDDFRSLQRSNTELRKQLENQVVLIDTLRNDNRVAVDRHESELQSAKKSVAKCYLDQLKELQQSVDLKYKELGDVNRVTAEQKHAIEDLNERLSASMQSCAEANAIISSQKVNIAELGEQLDDERTQRKDEREKATSDLKAAVFRAQSEAQEELRRHTDASLRRESELHETINKLQESERERCLLVETLRSKLEDTRQKMVVSDNKVRQLETELHEQKLTTVNQTKKIEELEEETIRLSKELESEKAAREEAWAKVSILELEINAAMRDLDFERRRLRGARERLMLRETQLRAFYSTTEEIQVLFAKQQEQLKAMQRTLEDEENYENTSVDMDGVIGGTSGREREVAGYHSKNTAKAGSTASTQKCNRDQVETSSNEASDTEKHDCEVRSQECQNTQEFTSADHDHDVRGGFGSDIDGAAAMMDEGAGGTECVMGTESPSNYGIKHVDLNKSGPLDGDTMQCDADVNVQETEEQAHDHRVSHLLQLHDPTDTEKVIEDTEVGGTIRTADLLTSEVAGSWACSTAPSVHGDNESPSRDNNEGCGPLHDSNIVVAESQNTDDAAAKRNERQALRDMIGIVAPDLREKFGGSAYNCGERQEKDGSSTDSDTQSCSNSGNEGRINAEGGAMSDEETQCCDHVEENEKQDDAMDKGDDEATQED; this is translated from the exons ATGTCAATGGCGGTGGAGAACGAGAAATCGGAATCCCCTATCACCAAAGCTTCGAAGCTTCTTCCTCCTCCTGCTGGTAACGAGAACTCACCGCAGAAGCAAGCGTTGAGCCCTACCGCAAGGGATCGCATTGTTTCCGTTGCTTCAAACATTGCATCTCAACCTCTTCACTTCTCTGATCCTCAAGTTTGGGGCGTCCTCACCGCCATCTCCAACAATGCCCGCAAAAGGCTCCAG GGAATTAATATTTTACTAACTGCCAATGAGCACTGCTTTGGCCGATTGGTGGATGATGTGCGATTCCAGATTGACTCGAACAACATTAGTGCAAATCATTGCAGAATATACAGGATGTCGGTTACAAACGAAAATATGGTGGACACAACATCAATTTTCTTGAAAGATACAAG CACAAATGGAACTTATCTTAACTGGGAGAAGTTAAAAAAGAATGGTCCTGCTGTCAAAGTCTGCCATGGTGATATTATATCGTTTGCTGCTCCTCCTCAGCACG ATCTTACATTTTCTTTTGTATATCGAGAGGTGCTTTTGTCCTCCCCCATGCCAGATAATGCAGCTGCTAAGCGAAAAGCAG AGCGTTGTGCCTTTGAAAGCAAGAGATTGAAAGGCTTAGGCATTGGTGCCCCCGAAGGTCCCAtttctcttgatgattttcgaagCCTTCAAAGATCCAACACA GAGCTGAGGAAGCAGTTGGAGAATCAGGTGGTATTAATTGATACTTTGCGTAATGACAACCGTGTTGCTGTTGATCGTCATGAAAGT GAATTACAATCAGCCAAGAAGTCTGTTGCAAAATGTTACCTTGATCAATTAAAAGAATTACAACAAAGTGTAGATCTAAAATACAAGGAACTAGGTGATGTTAATAGAGTAACTGCTGAACAGAAACATGCCATCGAAGACCTCAATGAAAGGCTGAGTGCTTCTATGCAGTCATGTGCTGAAGCAAATGCTATAATAAGTAG TCAGAAAGTAAATATAGCTGAACTCGGGGAACAATTAGATGACGAGCGGACTCAGCGAAAAGATGAGCGGGAAAAGGCCACAAGTGATCTAAAGGCTGCTGTTTTTAGAGCCCAGTCTGAGGCTCAAGAGGAATTAAGACGACACACTGATGCTTCCTTAAGAAGAGAAAGTGAACTACATGAAACAATAAATAAGCTTCAG GAGTCAGAGAGAGAAAGGTGTTTGCTAGTTGAAACCTTGAGGTCCAAACTG GAGGATACTAGGCAAAAGATGGTTGTGTCTGATAATAAGGTTCGCCAGTTGGAAACTGAATTGCATGAGCAGAAGCTGACCACTGTAAATCAAACAAAG AAAATAGAAGAACTTGAAGAGGAAACAATTAGATTAAGCAAAGAGCTTGAGAGTGAAAAG GCAGCTCGAGAAGAAGCATGGGCTAAAGTTTCTATCCTTGAGCTTGAGATAAATGCCGCAATGCGGGATCTAGATTTTGAGAGGAGGAGGTTAAGAGGTGCCAGGGAAAGACTTATGCTTCG GGAAACACAACTAAGGGCATTTTATTCCACTACTGAGGAGATACAAGTACTCTTTGCTAAGCAACAGGAGCAATTAAAGGCTATGCAAAGAACTCTTGAAGACGAAGAGAATTATGAGAATACTTCTGTAGATATGGATGGAGTTATCGGTGGAACCtctggaagagagagagaagttgCAGGATACCATAGCAAAAATACTGCAAAGGCAGGCTCAACTGCATCTACACAGAAGTGCAACAGAGATCAAGTAGAAACCTCAAGCAATGAAGCTAGTGACACTGAGAAGCATGATTGTGAGGTGAGAAGTCAAGAATGCCAAAATACACAAGAGTTCACCAGTGCAGATCATGACCATGATGTAAGAGGTGGCTTTGGTTCTGATATTGATGGTGCTGCAGCTATGATGGATGAAGGTGCTGGCGGTACCGAGTGTGTTATGGGAACTGAAAGTCCTTCAAATTATGGCATAAAGCATGTTGATTTAAATAAATCTGGTCCTCTAGATGGGGACACTATGCAGTGTGATGCTGATGTAAATGTACAAGAAACTGAGGAGCAAGCCCATGATCATCGTGTTTCGCATCTGTTGCAATTACATGATCCTACAGACACTGAAAAAGTTATTGAGGATACCGAAGTTGGTGGCACAATCAGAACAGCAGACCTTTTAACATCCGAAGTTGCTGGCAGCTGGGCTTGCAGTACAGCCCCTTCTGTGCATGGAGACAATGAATCTCCAAGCAGAGACAATAACGAAGGTTGTGGCCCATTGCATGATTCAAATATTGTGGTGGCTGAGAGTCAGAACACTGATGATGCTGCCGCTAAACGGAATGAGCGGCAAGCACTCCGGGATATGATTGGCATTGTTGCTCCTGATTTGAGGGAGAAGTTTGGAGGTTCTGCATATAATTGTGGTGAAAGGCAAGAGAAAGATGGCAGTTCAACTGACTCGGACACGCAGAGTTGTAGCAACAGTGGCAATGAAGGTAGAATCAATGCAGAGGGTGGAGCTATGTCTGATGAAGAAACTCAATGTTGTGACCAtgttgaagagaatgaaaagcAGGATGATGCCATGGACAAAGGTGATGATGAAGCTACTCAAGAAGATTGA
- the LOC112797309 gene encoding uncharacterized protein isoform X3, whose product MSVTNENMVDTTSIFLKDTSTNGTYLNWEKLKKNGPAVKVCHGDIISFAAPPQHDLTFSFVYREVLLSSPMPDNAAAKRKAERCAFESKRLKGLGIGAPEGPISLDDFRSLQRSNTELRKQLENQVVLIDTLRNDNRVAVDRHESELQSAKKSVAKCYLDQLKELQQSVDLKYKELGDVNRVTAEQKHAIEDLNERLSASMQSCAEANAIISSQKVNIAELGEQLDDERTQRKDEREKATSDLKAAVFRAQSEAQEELRRHTDASLRRESELHETINKLQESERERCLLVETLRSKLEDTRQKMVVSDNKVRQLETELHEQKLTTVNQTKKIEELEEETIRLSKELESEKQAAREEAWAKVSILELEINAAMRDLDFERRRLRGARERLMLRETQLRAFYSTTEEIQVLFAKQQEQLKAMQRTLEDEENYENTSVDMDGVIGGTSGREREVAGYHSKNTAKAGSTASTQKCNRDQVETSSNEASDTEKHDCEVRSQECQNTQEFTSADHDHDVRGGFGSDIDGAAAMMDEGAGGTECVMGTESPSNYGIKHVDLNKSGPLDGDTMQCDADVNVQETEEQAHDHRVSHLLQLHDPTDTEKVIEDTEVGGTIRTADLLTSEVAGSWACSTAPSVHGDNESPSRDNNEGCGPLHDSNIVVAESQNTDDAAAKRNERQALRDMIGIVAPDLREKFGGSAYNCGERQEKDGSSTDSDTQSCSNSGNEGRINAEGGAMSDEETQCCDHVEENEKQDDAMDKGDDEATQED is encoded by the exons ATGTCGGTTACAAACGAAAATATGGTGGACACAACATCAATTTTCTTGAAAGATACAAG CACAAATGGAACTTATCTTAACTGGGAGAAGTTAAAAAAGAATGGTCCTGCTGTCAAAGTCTGCCATGGTGATATTATATCGTTTGCTGCTCCTCCTCAGCACG ATCTTACATTTTCTTTTGTATATCGAGAGGTGCTTTTGTCCTCCCCCATGCCAGATAATGCAGCTGCTAAGCGAAAAGCAG AGCGTTGTGCCTTTGAAAGCAAGAGATTGAAAGGCTTAGGCATTGGTGCCCCCGAAGGTCCCAtttctcttgatgattttcgaagCCTTCAAAGATCCAACACA GAGCTGAGGAAGCAGTTGGAGAATCAGGTGGTATTAATTGATACTTTGCGTAATGACAACCGTGTTGCTGTTGATCGTCATGAAAGT GAATTACAATCAGCCAAGAAGTCTGTTGCAAAATGTTACCTTGATCAATTAAAAGAATTACAACAAAGTGTAGATCTAAAATACAAGGAACTAGGTGATGTTAATAGAGTAACTGCTGAACAGAAACATGCCATCGAAGACCTCAATGAAAGGCTGAGTGCTTCTATGCAGTCATGTGCTGAAGCAAATGCTATAATAAGTAG TCAGAAAGTAAATATAGCTGAACTCGGGGAACAATTAGATGACGAGCGGACTCAGCGAAAAGATGAGCGGGAAAAGGCCACAAGTGATCTAAAGGCTGCTGTTTTTAGAGCCCAGTCTGAGGCTCAAGAGGAATTAAGACGACACACTGATGCTTCCTTAAGAAGAGAAAGTGAACTACATGAAACAATAAATAAGCTTCAG GAGTCAGAGAGAGAAAGGTGTTTGCTAGTTGAAACCTTGAGGTCCAAACTG GAGGATACTAGGCAAAAGATGGTTGTGTCTGATAATAAGGTTCGCCAGTTGGAAACTGAATTGCATGAGCAGAAGCTGACCACTGTAAATCAAACAAAG AAAATAGAAGAACTTGAAGAGGAAACAATTAGATTAAGCAAAGAGCTTGAGAGTGAAAAG CAGGCAGCTCGAGAAGAAGCATGGGCTAAAGTTTCTATCCTTGAGCTTGAGATAAATGCCGCAATGCGGGATCTAGATTTTGAGAGGAGGAGGTTAAGAGGTGCCAGGGAAAGACTTATGCTTCG GGAAACACAACTAAGGGCATTTTATTCCACTACTGAGGAGATACAAGTACTCTTTGCTAAGCAACAGGAGCAATTAAAGGCTATGCAAAGAACTCTTGAAGACGAAGAGAATTATGAGAATACTTCTGTAGATATGGATGGAGTTATCGGTGGAACCtctggaagagagagagaagttgCAGGATACCATAGCAAAAATACTGCAAAGGCAGGCTCAACTGCATCTACACAGAAGTGCAACAGAGATCAAGTAGAAACCTCAAGCAATGAAGCTAGTGACACTGAGAAGCATGATTGTGAGGTGAGAAGTCAAGAATGCCAAAATACACAAGAGTTCACCAGTGCAGATCATGACCATGATGTAAGAGGTGGCTTTGGTTCTGATATTGATGGTGCTGCAGCTATGATGGATGAAGGTGCTGGCGGTACCGAGTGTGTTATGGGAACTGAAAGTCCTTCAAATTATGGCATAAAGCATGTTGATTTAAATAAATCTGGTCCTCTAGATGGGGACACTATGCAGTGTGATGCTGATGTAAATGTACAAGAAACTGAGGAGCAAGCCCATGATCATCGTGTTTCGCATCTGTTGCAATTACATGATCCTACAGACACTGAAAAAGTTATTGAGGATACCGAAGTTGGTGGCACAATCAGAACAGCAGACCTTTTAACATCCGAAGTTGCTGGCAGCTGGGCTTGCAGTACAGCCCCTTCTGTGCATGGAGACAATGAATCTCCAAGCAGAGACAATAACGAAGGTTGTGGCCCATTGCATGATTCAAATATTGTGGTGGCTGAGAGTCAGAACACTGATGATGCTGCCGCTAAACGGAATGAGCGGCAAGCACTCCGGGATATGATTGGCATTGTTGCTCCTGATTTGAGGGAGAAGTTTGGAGGTTCTGCATATAATTGTGGTGAAAGGCAAGAGAAAGATGGCAGTTCAACTGACTCGGACACGCAGAGTTGTAGCAACAGTGGCAATGAAGGTAGAATCAATGCAGAGGGTGGAGCTATGTCTGATGAAGAAACTCAATGTTGTGACCAtgttgaagagaatgaaaagcAGGATGATGCCATGGACAAAGGTGATGATGAAGCTACTCAAGAAGATTGA
- the LOC112797309 gene encoding uncharacterized protein isoform X1 — protein MSMAVENEKSESPITKASKLLPPPAGNENSPQKQALSPTARDRIVSVASNIASQPLHFSDPQVWGVLTAISNNARKRLQGINILLTANEHCFGRLVDDVRFQIDSNNISANHCRIYRMSVTNENMVDTTSIFLKDTSTNGTYLNWEKLKKNGPAVKVCHGDIISFAAPPQHDLTFSFVYREVLLSSPMPDNAAAKRKAERCAFESKRLKGLGIGAPEGPISLDDFRSLQRSNTELRKQLENQVVLIDTLRNDNRVAVDRHESELQSAKKSVAKCYLDQLKELQQSVDLKYKELGDVNRVTAEQKHAIEDLNERLSASMQSCAEANAIISSQKVNIAELGEQLDDERTQRKDEREKATSDLKAAVFRAQSEAQEELRRHTDASLRRESELHETINKLQESERERCLLVETLRSKLEDTRQKMVVSDNKVRQLETELHEQKLTTVNQTKKIEELEEETIRLSKELESEKQAAREEAWAKVSILELEINAAMRDLDFERRRLRGARERLMLRETQLRAFYSTTEEIQVLFAKQQEQLKAMQRTLEDEENYENTSVDMDGVIGGTSGREREVAGYHSKNTAKAGSTASTQKCNRDQVETSSNEASDTEKHDCEVRSQECQNTQEFTSADHDHDVRGGFGSDIDGAAAMMDEGAGGTECVMGTESPSNYGIKHVDLNKSGPLDGDTMQCDADVNVQETEEQAHDHRVSHLLQLHDPTDTEKVIEDTEVGGTIRTADLLTSEVAGSWACSTAPSVHGDNESPSRDNNEGCGPLHDSNIVVAESQNTDDAAAKRNERQALRDMIGIVAPDLREKFGGSAYNCGERQEKDGSSTDSDTQSCSNSGNEGRINAEGGAMSDEETQCCDHVEENEKQDDAMDKGDDEATQED, from the exons ATGTCAATGGCGGTGGAGAACGAGAAATCGGAATCCCCTATCACCAAAGCTTCGAAGCTTCTTCCTCCTCCTGCTGGTAACGAGAACTCACCGCAGAAGCAAGCGTTGAGCCCTACCGCAAGGGATCGCATTGTTTCCGTTGCTTCAAACATTGCATCTCAACCTCTTCACTTCTCTGATCCTCAAGTTTGGGGCGTCCTCACCGCCATCTCCAACAATGCCCGCAAAAGGCTCCAG GGAATTAATATTTTACTAACTGCCAATGAGCACTGCTTTGGCCGATTGGTGGATGATGTGCGATTCCAGATTGACTCGAACAACATTAGTGCAAATCATTGCAGAATATACAGGATGTCGGTTACAAACGAAAATATGGTGGACACAACATCAATTTTCTTGAAAGATACAAG CACAAATGGAACTTATCTTAACTGGGAGAAGTTAAAAAAGAATGGTCCTGCTGTCAAAGTCTGCCATGGTGATATTATATCGTTTGCTGCTCCTCCTCAGCACG ATCTTACATTTTCTTTTGTATATCGAGAGGTGCTTTTGTCCTCCCCCATGCCAGATAATGCAGCTGCTAAGCGAAAAGCAG AGCGTTGTGCCTTTGAAAGCAAGAGATTGAAAGGCTTAGGCATTGGTGCCCCCGAAGGTCCCAtttctcttgatgattttcgaagCCTTCAAAGATCCAACACA GAGCTGAGGAAGCAGTTGGAGAATCAGGTGGTATTAATTGATACTTTGCGTAATGACAACCGTGTTGCTGTTGATCGTCATGAAAGT GAATTACAATCAGCCAAGAAGTCTGTTGCAAAATGTTACCTTGATCAATTAAAAGAATTACAACAAAGTGTAGATCTAAAATACAAGGAACTAGGTGATGTTAATAGAGTAACTGCTGAACAGAAACATGCCATCGAAGACCTCAATGAAAGGCTGAGTGCTTCTATGCAGTCATGTGCTGAAGCAAATGCTATAATAAGTAG TCAGAAAGTAAATATAGCTGAACTCGGGGAACAATTAGATGACGAGCGGACTCAGCGAAAAGATGAGCGGGAAAAGGCCACAAGTGATCTAAAGGCTGCTGTTTTTAGAGCCCAGTCTGAGGCTCAAGAGGAATTAAGACGACACACTGATGCTTCCTTAAGAAGAGAAAGTGAACTACATGAAACAATAAATAAGCTTCAG GAGTCAGAGAGAGAAAGGTGTTTGCTAGTTGAAACCTTGAGGTCCAAACTG GAGGATACTAGGCAAAAGATGGTTGTGTCTGATAATAAGGTTCGCCAGTTGGAAACTGAATTGCATGAGCAGAAGCTGACCACTGTAAATCAAACAAAG AAAATAGAAGAACTTGAAGAGGAAACAATTAGATTAAGCAAAGAGCTTGAGAGTGAAAAG CAGGCAGCTCGAGAAGAAGCATGGGCTAAAGTTTCTATCCTTGAGCTTGAGATAAATGCCGCAATGCGGGATCTAGATTTTGAGAGGAGGAGGTTAAGAGGTGCCAGGGAAAGACTTATGCTTCG GGAAACACAACTAAGGGCATTTTATTCCACTACTGAGGAGATACAAGTACTCTTTGCTAAGCAACAGGAGCAATTAAAGGCTATGCAAAGAACTCTTGAAGACGAAGAGAATTATGAGAATACTTCTGTAGATATGGATGGAGTTATCGGTGGAACCtctggaagagagagagaagttgCAGGATACCATAGCAAAAATACTGCAAAGGCAGGCTCAACTGCATCTACACAGAAGTGCAACAGAGATCAAGTAGAAACCTCAAGCAATGAAGCTAGTGACACTGAGAAGCATGATTGTGAGGTGAGAAGTCAAGAATGCCAAAATACACAAGAGTTCACCAGTGCAGATCATGACCATGATGTAAGAGGTGGCTTTGGTTCTGATATTGATGGTGCTGCAGCTATGATGGATGAAGGTGCTGGCGGTACCGAGTGTGTTATGGGAACTGAAAGTCCTTCAAATTATGGCATAAAGCATGTTGATTTAAATAAATCTGGTCCTCTAGATGGGGACACTATGCAGTGTGATGCTGATGTAAATGTACAAGAAACTGAGGAGCAAGCCCATGATCATCGTGTTTCGCATCTGTTGCAATTACATGATCCTACAGACACTGAAAAAGTTATTGAGGATACCGAAGTTGGTGGCACAATCAGAACAGCAGACCTTTTAACATCCGAAGTTGCTGGCAGCTGGGCTTGCAGTACAGCCCCTTCTGTGCATGGAGACAATGAATCTCCAAGCAGAGACAATAACGAAGGTTGTGGCCCATTGCATGATTCAAATATTGTGGTGGCTGAGAGTCAGAACACTGATGATGCTGCCGCTAAACGGAATGAGCGGCAAGCACTCCGGGATATGATTGGCATTGTTGCTCCTGATTTGAGGGAGAAGTTTGGAGGTTCTGCATATAATTGTGGTGAAAGGCAAGAGAAAGATGGCAGTTCAACTGACTCGGACACGCAGAGTTGTAGCAACAGTGGCAATGAAGGTAGAATCAATGCAGAGGGTGGAGCTATGTCTGATGAAGAAACTCAATGTTGTGACCAtgttgaagagaatgaaaagcAGGATGATGCCATGGACAAAGGTGATGATGAAGCTACTCAAGAAGATTGA
- the LOC112797309 gene encoding uncharacterized protein isoform X4 yields the protein MSVTNENMVDTTSIFLKDTSTNGTYLNWEKLKKNGPAVKVCHGDIISFAAPPQHDLTFSFVYREVLLSSPMPDNAAAKRKAERCAFESKRLKGLGIGAPEGPISLDDFRSLQRSNTELRKQLENQVVLIDTLRNDNRVAVDRHESELQSAKKSVAKCYLDQLKELQQSVDLKYKELGDVNRVTAEQKHAIEDLNERLSASMQSCAEANAIISSQKVNIAELGEQLDDERTQRKDEREKATSDLKAAVFRAQSEAQEELRRHTDASLRRESELHETINKLQESERERCLLVETLRSKLEDTRQKMVVSDNKVRQLETELHEQKLTTVNQTKKIEELEEETIRLSKELESEKAAREEAWAKVSILELEINAAMRDLDFERRRLRGARERLMLRETQLRAFYSTTEEIQVLFAKQQEQLKAMQRTLEDEENYENTSVDMDGVIGGTSGREREVAGYHSKNTAKAGSTASTQKCNRDQVETSSNEASDTEKHDCEVRSQECQNTQEFTSADHDHDVRGGFGSDIDGAAAMMDEGAGGTECVMGTESPSNYGIKHVDLNKSGPLDGDTMQCDADVNVQETEEQAHDHRVSHLLQLHDPTDTEKVIEDTEVGGTIRTADLLTSEVAGSWACSTAPSVHGDNESPSRDNNEGCGPLHDSNIVVAESQNTDDAAAKRNERQALRDMIGIVAPDLREKFGGSAYNCGERQEKDGSSTDSDTQSCSNSGNEGRINAEGGAMSDEETQCCDHVEENEKQDDAMDKGDDEATQED from the exons ATGTCGGTTACAAACGAAAATATGGTGGACACAACATCAATTTTCTTGAAAGATACAAG CACAAATGGAACTTATCTTAACTGGGAGAAGTTAAAAAAGAATGGTCCTGCTGTCAAAGTCTGCCATGGTGATATTATATCGTTTGCTGCTCCTCCTCAGCACG ATCTTACATTTTCTTTTGTATATCGAGAGGTGCTTTTGTCCTCCCCCATGCCAGATAATGCAGCTGCTAAGCGAAAAGCAG AGCGTTGTGCCTTTGAAAGCAAGAGATTGAAAGGCTTAGGCATTGGTGCCCCCGAAGGTCCCAtttctcttgatgattttcgaagCCTTCAAAGATCCAACACA GAGCTGAGGAAGCAGTTGGAGAATCAGGTGGTATTAATTGATACTTTGCGTAATGACAACCGTGTTGCTGTTGATCGTCATGAAAGT GAATTACAATCAGCCAAGAAGTCTGTTGCAAAATGTTACCTTGATCAATTAAAAGAATTACAACAAAGTGTAGATCTAAAATACAAGGAACTAGGTGATGTTAATAGAGTAACTGCTGAACAGAAACATGCCATCGAAGACCTCAATGAAAGGCTGAGTGCTTCTATGCAGTCATGTGCTGAAGCAAATGCTATAATAAGTAG TCAGAAAGTAAATATAGCTGAACTCGGGGAACAATTAGATGACGAGCGGACTCAGCGAAAAGATGAGCGGGAAAAGGCCACAAGTGATCTAAAGGCTGCTGTTTTTAGAGCCCAGTCTGAGGCTCAAGAGGAATTAAGACGACACACTGATGCTTCCTTAAGAAGAGAAAGTGAACTACATGAAACAATAAATAAGCTTCAG GAGTCAGAGAGAGAAAGGTGTTTGCTAGTTGAAACCTTGAGGTCCAAACTG GAGGATACTAGGCAAAAGATGGTTGTGTCTGATAATAAGGTTCGCCAGTTGGAAACTGAATTGCATGAGCAGAAGCTGACCACTGTAAATCAAACAAAG AAAATAGAAGAACTTGAAGAGGAAACAATTAGATTAAGCAAAGAGCTTGAGAGTGAAAAG GCAGCTCGAGAAGAAGCATGGGCTAAAGTTTCTATCCTTGAGCTTGAGATAAATGCCGCAATGCGGGATCTAGATTTTGAGAGGAGGAGGTTAAGAGGTGCCAGGGAAAGACTTATGCTTCG GGAAACACAACTAAGGGCATTTTATTCCACTACTGAGGAGATACAAGTACTCTTTGCTAAGCAACAGGAGCAATTAAAGGCTATGCAAAGAACTCTTGAAGACGAAGAGAATTATGAGAATACTTCTGTAGATATGGATGGAGTTATCGGTGGAACCtctggaagagagagagaagttgCAGGATACCATAGCAAAAATACTGCAAAGGCAGGCTCAACTGCATCTACACAGAAGTGCAACAGAGATCAAGTAGAAACCTCAAGCAATGAAGCTAGTGACACTGAGAAGCATGATTGTGAGGTGAGAAGTCAAGAATGCCAAAATACACAAGAGTTCACCAGTGCAGATCATGACCATGATGTAAGAGGTGGCTTTGGTTCTGATATTGATGGTGCTGCAGCTATGATGGATGAAGGTGCTGGCGGTACCGAGTGTGTTATGGGAACTGAAAGTCCTTCAAATTATGGCATAAAGCATGTTGATTTAAATAAATCTGGTCCTCTAGATGGGGACACTATGCAGTGTGATGCTGATGTAAATGTACAAGAAACTGAGGAGCAAGCCCATGATCATCGTGTTTCGCATCTGTTGCAATTACATGATCCTACAGACACTGAAAAAGTTATTGAGGATACCGAAGTTGGTGGCACAATCAGAACAGCAGACCTTTTAACATCCGAAGTTGCTGGCAGCTGGGCTTGCAGTACAGCCCCTTCTGTGCATGGAGACAATGAATCTCCAAGCAGAGACAATAACGAAGGTTGTGGCCCATTGCATGATTCAAATATTGTGGTGGCTGAGAGTCAGAACACTGATGATGCTGCCGCTAAACGGAATGAGCGGCAAGCACTCCGGGATATGATTGGCATTGTTGCTCCTGATTTGAGGGAGAAGTTTGGAGGTTCTGCATATAATTGTGGTGAAAGGCAAGAGAAAGATGGCAGTTCAACTGACTCGGACACGCAGAGTTGTAGCAACAGTGGCAATGAAGGTAGAATCAATGCAGAGGGTGGAGCTATGTCTGATGAAGAAACTCAATGTTGTGACCAtgttgaagagaatgaaaagcAGGATGATGCCATGGACAAAGGTGATGATGAAGCTACTCAAGAAGATTGA